TTCCATCCTCAAACCGAATCGCTTTGGTTAACGGATATGGCTCACCACCACCTCGCGATCGCGGTAATCTTCATTATTGCGGGTCATATGTACCGTACCAACTTCGGTATCGGTCACAGCATCCGCGAAATGCTTGATTCCAAGAAAGGGTTAGTTGGTGGTAAGAGTGAAGGACAATTTAACCTTCCTCACCAAGGGCTGTATGACACCCTCAACAACTCCTTACACTTCCAGTTAGCATTAGCACTGGCTGCGTTAGGAACCGTTACCTCTCTGGTAGCGCAGCATATGTATTCTTTGCCGCCCTACGCATTCATTGCACGGGATTACACCACCCAAGCGGCACTTTATACTCACCACCAGTACATCGCTGGTTTCATTATGGTGGGTGCGTTTGCTCACGGTGCAATTTTCTTAATCCGTGACTACGATCCTGAACAAAATAAAGGAAACGTTCTCGATCGCGTTCTCCAACATAAAGAGGCGATTATCTCCCACTTAAGCTGGGTATCCCTCTTCTTAGGTTTCCACACCTTAGGACTCTATGTTCACAATGATGTTGTGGTTGCCTTTGGAACCCCTGAGAAACAAATTCTCATTGAGCCAGTGTTTGCTCAGTTTGTACAGGCTTCTCACGGTAAAATGCTCTACGGCATGGATGTTTTACTCTCCAATGCCGATAGCATTGCCACCACTGCTTGGCCCAACTATGGCAACGTCTGGTTAGATGGCTGGATGAATGCCATTAACAGTGGCGATAACTCCTTGTTCCTAACCATTGGACCTGGAGACTTCTTAGTTCACCACGCGATCGCGCTGGGATTACACACCACCACCTTAATTCTGGTGAAAGGTGCTTTAGATGCCCGTGGTTCCAAGCTCATGCCGGACAAAAAAGACTTCGGCTACAGCTTCCCCTGTGATGGTCCCGGTCGCGGCGGTACTTGCGACATCTCCGCATGGGATGCGTTCTACCTCGCTGTGTTCTGGATGTTGAACACCTTAGGCTGGATTACCTTCTACTGGCACTGGAAACACCTCGGTATCTGGCAAGGTAATGTGGCTCAGTTCAACGAGTCTTCTACTTACCTCATGGGTTGGCTACGGGATTATCTCTGGCTCAACTCCGCGCAGTTAATCAATGGTTACAACACCTTTGGCATGAACAACCTCTCCGTCTGGGCTTGGATGTTCCTCTTCGGACACCTTGTCTGGGCAACTGGGTTCATGTTCCTCATCTCTTGGCGCGGTTACTGGCAAGAGTTGATTGAAACCATTGTCTGGGCGCACGAGCGTACTCCTTTAGCGAACTTAGTTCGTTGGAAAGATAAGCCCGTTGCTCTCTCCATTGTGCAAGCGCGTTTAGTCGGATTAGCTCACTTCGCAGTCGGTTACATCCTGACTTACGCCGCCTTCCTCATCGCTTCTACATCCTCGCTCTTTGGTTAATGTTCCTAAGAGTCTAGGATCCGTCTAGAAGTAAAGTCCCCTGCCAGAAATGGTGGGGGATTTTTAAGCGTTTTTAATCCTGTGAGATAGTCTTCGCGGTAGGCGGTGCATTACGATTAAATACATGGCAGGGACAACATAAAGTGCTAGTAAGGATGATCCTAAAATTCCTCCTGCGATCGCGATGGATAGGGGTCGCCAAAAGGGGTCGCCTTCCAGCAATAAAGGCACAAAGCCCATCATGGTTGTGACGGTTGTGGTTACAACGTGCCGTGTGGATCTAATAACGACGTTTTGAATAGCTTTTGGATCACCGCGTTTCGCTTGCTGATCTTCATTCATCGCTGATAACACAACAATGGAATCATTAATCGCTACCCCGACTAAGCCCATGATTCCCACAATTGCCATAAAGCCTAAGATAGAGTTAAATAACCATAGGGAGAATAGTGCCATTCCGATCGCGCCTACAGCAACTAACCCCATAATTCCTGCTTGACGGAAAGAATTTAACGACAGCACTAAAGCAGTAATCATCACAATTACCAGTAGCGGAACATACAACAACAAATCTCCCACCGCCTGATCCCGTTCTTCTTGTTCTCCTCCCCAGTCGTAGGAATAACCGGGAGGCAATTCAAAATTATTTTCTGCGAGTGCAGTTTGAAAATTCTCTAATACGGTTGCTGGAAGGACACCTGCTTGAATAAATCCTTGTATCACATTGACCCGTTGCTGATTACGTCGGGCAATTTGAGACAGTTGGGGAGTTAAATTAAATTCCCCCAGAGCCGAGAATGGACGGAATGGCGACTCACCTTCCCCTTCTGGCGTTAAGTCTAGAGAAGCAATTTCACTGAGATCCGCTCTTTCGGTGTTGCTAAGTCGCACTCTTACTGGCAGTTCCTCTGTTGCTTCTAAAATTGATCCCCCAATACTTCCTTCTAAATAGGCTTCTAATTGTTGCGCGATCGCGCGATTACTTAATCCAGCTTGTCTGGCTTGTTCTTCATCTACAGCAAATCCAATTTGGGGACGAGCTTCACTTAAATCATCCCGAGCATAGGTAACATGAGGGAGTTGGGTTAAAATTTGTCTCGCTTCATTGCCAAGACGGT
This window of the Euhalothece natronophila Z-M001 genome carries:
- the psaB gene encoding photosystem I core protein PsaB; this encodes MATKFPKFSQDLAQDPTTRRIWYGIATAHDFESHDGMTEENLYQKIFASHFGHIAIIFLWTSGTLFHVAWQGNFEQWIKDPLNVRPIAHAIWDPQFGEPAVDAFTQAGASNPVNIAYSGVYHWFYTIGMTTNSDLYQGAVFLLLLSAVFLFAGWLHLQPKFRPSLSWFKNAESRLNHHLAGLFGVSSLAWAGHLVHVAIPESRGQHVGWDNFLSVKPHPEGLGPFFSGNWGAYAQNPDTANHIFGTSEGAGSAILTFLGGFHPQTESLWLTDMAHHHLAIAVIFIIAGHMYRTNFGIGHSIREMLDSKKGLVGGKSEGQFNLPHQGLYDTLNNSLHFQLALALAALGTVTSLVAQHMYSLPPYAFIARDYTTQAALYTHHQYIAGFIMVGAFAHGAIFLIRDYDPEQNKGNVLDRVLQHKEAIISHLSWVSLFLGFHTLGLYVHNDVVVAFGTPEKQILIEPVFAQFVQASHGKMLYGMDVLLSNADSIATTAWPNYGNVWLDGWMNAINSGDNSLFLTIGPGDFLVHHAIALGLHTTTLILVKGALDARGSKLMPDKKDFGYSFPCDGPGRGGTCDISAWDAFYLAVFWMLNTLGWITFYWHWKHLGIWQGNVAQFNESSTYLMGWLRDYLWLNSAQLINGYNTFGMNNLSVWAWMFLFGHLVWATGFMFLISWRGYWQELIETIVWAHERTPLANLVRWKDKPVALSIVQARLVGLAHFAVGYILTYAAFLIASTSSLFG